A window of Methanophagales archaeon contains these coding sequences:
- a CDS encoding VWA domain-containing protein — protein MGVSFGEPWVLLFLGIIPLLYYFYRIYCKKRKEAALKFSTFSIVKEASASTTSNNRTKRSTKFRAHLPFIILIIAMALIIVGLADPMIPFKRAKKGVNVVLAIDDSGSMQATDYKPTRLEAAKAAAKTLIKSLKPKDNVGIVIFESGATTACYLTPFKDKAINKLEAIEPRTGRTAIGDGLTLAIDMATSIPNKKKVVILLSDGVNNSGVVSLQEAIQFAKTKGVQVYTVGLGSEKPVVIGYDLFGNPQYAELDEQTLKKIAADTGGKYYKSVNEKTLDEIYARISRHIKREWEETSIKDWFFIATFIMLLVNMYIIYGKYRVVI, from the coding sequence ATGGGCGTGAGTTTTGGAGAGCCGTGGGTGTTGCTATTTCTGGGGATTATCCCCTTGCTATACTATTTTTACCGGATTTACTGCAAGAAGCGTAAAGAAGCGGCACTAAAATTTAGTACCTTCAGTATTGTAAAAGAAGCTTCAGCTTCTACCACAAGTAATAATAGAACCAAACGCAGCACCAAATTCAGGGCCCATCTACCTTTTATCATCCTTATCATTGCTATGGCATTGATTATCGTTGGTCTTGCAGACCCGATGATCCCCTTCAAGCGCGCTAAGAAGGGTGTTAACGTAGTCCTGGCAATTGATGATTCCGGGAGCATGCAGGCAACCGATTATAAGCCAACGAGATTAGAAGCCGCGAAAGCCGCAGCCAAAACATTGATAAAGAGCTTGAAACCGAAAGATAACGTGGGTATCGTCATCTTCGAATCCGGTGCAACAACCGCCTGTTATCTTACCCCTTTTAAGGATAAGGCAATAAATAAATTAGAGGCGATAGAACCGCGAACAGGGCGAACTGCTATCGGCGATGGTCTCACCCTCGCTATTGACATGGCTACTTCTATCCCGAACAAGAAGAAAGTGGTTATTTTACTGAGTGATGGTGTGAACAATTCCGGTGTTGTGAGTCTACAGGAAGCAATTCAGTTCGCGAAAACAAAAGGCGTACAGGTTTATACCGTTGGACTTGGCTCTGAGAAACCGGTGGTTATCGGCTACGACCTCTTTGGCAATCCGCAGTATGCCGAGCTTGATGAACAGACGTTGAAAAAAATCGCCGCAGATACTGGCGGGAAATACTACAAGTCAGTGAATGAAAAGACGCTGGATGAGATTTACGCACGTATCAGCAGGCACATAAAGCGAGAGTGGGAAGAGACCAGTATAAAGGATTGGTTCTTTATCGCAACTTTTATAATGTTATTGGTGAACATGTATATCATCTATGGTAAGTACAGAGTGGTTATATGA
- a CDS encoding ribbon-helix-helix domain-containing protein, whose translation MTIDYKCKVFKYFVIQCIPMGDKKPISVRIEEEELKKLEELSKREGINRSALISKAIKQFVQNYDKKTLVLSEILDRLEELEKKHEALLTRVNILRGQVDNLVKKKRH comes from the coding sequence ATGACAATAGATTACAAATGCAAAGTATTTAAATACTTTGTAATACAATGTATTCCTATGGGTGATAAAAAGCCAATTTCAGTAAGGATAGAGGAAGAGGAATTAAAAAAATTAGAGGAACTCTCTAAGAGGGAAGGAATAAACCGGAGCGCTCTAATAAGCAAAGCAATAAAACAGTTCGTTCAGAACTACGATAAGAAAACGCTGGTGCTAAGTGAGATTTTGGACAGACTGGAAGAATTGGAAAAGAAGCATGAAGCACTCCTTACCAGGGTGAACATTTTAAGGGGACAAGTTGATAATTTAGTTAAAAAGAAGAGGCATTGA
- a CDS encoding ATP-binding protein: MNANIHSKIDSIIESMIKNQNPWHDPANRDWYLKDGALRELMDADNEGLYESPKIYYFLKKSFFKPLYSNNRAYGVLIIRGPRRIGKTSTLKYMIKDYIQRGYPPDSFVYISLDSDELIKEADRKRYLRELVDEIIKRFKRENKPLIIILDEVTFYKGWARAIKNLIDSGSIGPGIALVATGSYSLDLSSAKRELAGRFGPLGEKLRGEQFFYPRRFIEMAESILGRTFQSHIRNTFRKGSGRRIGLTEYFSGFQTDSDSLFYNYKRILNETLQACYDDLHNLFENVYLYAGGYPRSIYEAIKSQRSGEITIPFARYSDDIFNLLVTDSIKFGLSEDITKQILSTVNLPSMRLSCSYGTLTQNLNLRRDDVEKYISYLRASGLFSFLPNISSPTQIDLDSARVTPRKDRLKLIVNDPAAFIAVYLCSRGAIKFGQVKKLLSDERVREHLFEAVIISHLRYMPLIRIAPENMGYIITEDEEELVDGFAWYLDRSNRLVLLAVEAKYTQKDVDIREIKRKARMLKEDFHIKRLIVTTNHKTLEIEEDYAIIPAEIFLLLM; the protein is encoded by the coding sequence ATGAACGCTAATATTCATTCGAAGATTGACAGCATCATAGAATCAATGATAAAGAATCAAAATCCTTGGCATGATCCTGCGAATAGAGATTGGTATCTAAAGGATGGCGCACTAAGAGAATTGATGGATGCTGATAATGAAGGTTTATATGAATCTCCAAAAATTTATTATTTTCTCAAAAAGAGTTTCTTTAAACCCCTTTATTCGAACAATAGAGCGTATGGGGTATTAATAATTAGAGGACCAAGGAGAATCGGAAAAACATCTACTTTAAAATATATGATAAAAGATTACATCCAGAGAGGTTATCCTCCTGATTCTTTTGTTTACATCTCGCTCGATTCCGATGAACTTATTAAAGAGGCGGACAGGAAAAGATACCTGAGAGAATTAGTTGATGAAATTATTAAAAGGTTCAAAAGGGAAAACAAACCGCTTATTATCATTCTCGATGAAGTTACTTTCTATAAGGGCTGGGCAAGGGCAATTAAAAATTTAATTGACAGTGGGAGCATAGGTCCGGGCATAGCATTAGTAGCAACAGGAAGTTATTCATTAGACTTAAGTAGTGCAAAAAGGGAGTTAGCCGGACGGTTTGGACCTTTAGGAGAGAAATTAAGAGGTGAGCAATTCTTTTATCCCAGAAGGTTTATAGAAATGGCAGAATCAATTTTAGGAAGAACATTTCAGAGTCATATTAGAAATACGTTTAGAAAGGGGAGTGGAAGAAGAATAGGTCTTACGGAGTATTTTTCGGGATTTCAAACAGATAGTGATAGCTTGTTTTACAATTATAAAAGAATTCTGAATGAAACATTGCAAGCCTGTTATGATGACCTTCATAACCTCTTTGAAAATGTCTATTTATACGCAGGAGGATATCCAAGAAGCATCTATGAAGCAATAAAATCACAAAGAAGTGGAGAAATAACCATCCCTTTTGCGCGATATAGCGATGACATATTCAATCTTTTGGTGACGGATTCAATAAAATTCGGGCTTTCTGAGGATATAACAAAACAGATACTTAGTACGGTTAATTTACCTTCTATGAGACTCTCCTGTAGTTATGGCACTTTAACACAAAATCTTAATCTGAGAAGGGATGATGTGGAGAAATATATCTCTTATCTTAGAGCGTCAGGCTTATTCTCCTTTCTTCCAAATATATCTTCTCCAACACAGATAGACCTCGATTCTGCACGTGTAACACCGAGGAAAGATAGGTTGAAGTTAATAGTAAATGATCCCGCAGCCTTTATAGCTGTATACCTTTGTTCAAGAGGCGCCATTAAATTTGGTCAAGTTAAAAAATTGCTTTCTGATGAGAGGGTAAGAGAGCACCTATTTGAGGCTGTGATCATTTCCCATTTGCGATACATGCCGCTTATAAGGATTGCACCTGAGAATATGGGATATATTATTACAGAGGATGAAGAAGAACTTGTAGATGGGTTTGCGTGGTATCTTGACAGGTCTAACAGGCTTGTTCTTTTAGCAGTGGAAGCAAAATATACACAGAAAGATGTAGATATTAGAGAAATTAAAAGGAAGGCAAGAATGTTAAAAGAAGATTTCCATATTAAACGCCTGATTGTAACCACAAATCATAAGACATTAGAAATAGAGGAAGATTATGCTATTATCCCTGCTGAAATCTTCCTTTTGTTAATGTAG